TTCCGATGGATCAAGTCTACGAAGTGCTTGACAGCGAAGCCGGCATCGAGCGTGCGCTGGATAAGATCAGAAGCATCAAACCACATATTGCAGTATGGTGGTCTTCAGGCGCGCAACATGCCCAGCTGATGAAAGATGGCGAAGTTGATATGACAACAGGCTGGAACGGACGCTTTGATGTTGCAAAACTTGATGGCGCAAAAGTGGCATATGACTGGCGTTCAGGCATCATGGATTGGGAAGGTTATGGCATTCCTAAAGGTGCAAAGAACAAAGACCTAGCGATGCAGTTTATCGCAGAGGCGATGAAACCAGAATATATGGCTGAATTTGCAAAATACATCACATATGGCCCAACAAATGGCAAAGTCTATGAACTGGGGCTGATGGATGAGGCGCGCGCAAAACAAATGCCAAGCCATCCAGATAATGCAAAACATCAGTTAACTTTGAAAACCGAATGGTATTCAAAATGGCGCACAATTGCGGCTGAAATGTATACGGATATGATGACCGAATAATCTATATCTTTATAACATAAATTTAAGGGCTTGGAGAGCCATGCTTTCCAAGCCCAAGACTGAGAAATTTACCCTGATATGAAAAATACATCGCTCAATATATCGATTAAAAATGTTTCAAAATCATACGATCAATTTCATGCTCTGAATGATATTAGCCTCGAGATAACATCGGGTGAGTTCATGACCCTTCTTGGGCCGTCAGGATCTGGTAAAACCACTTTGCTGATGGTTCTTGCGGGCTTTACAAACCCAGATTGCGGCAGCGTAAAATTCGGAAATGAAGAGGTTATTTTGAAACCTCCGCATTTGAGGGGCATCGGTATGGTTTTCCAAAACTATGCTTTATTTCCACATATGAGCGTTGAACAAAATGTTGGCTATCCACAAAAATTAAGAGGCGTGAGCAAAGCAGAAACTCAAGAAAGCGTCGAAGAAGCTCTGAGCACCGTGAAACTGGATGGCTTGGGCCATCGCGGAGTGCACGAGTTGTCAGGCGGGCAAAGACAGCGCGTTGCACTGGCGCGTGCGATTGTGTTTAAGCCGAAAATTCTTTTGATGGATGAGCCCTTATCTGCCTTGGATAAAAAACTGCGTGAAGAGATGCAAATCGAATTGCGCCAGCTGCATGATGCGCTGAATATGACCACTGTTTATGTCACCCATGATCAAAAAGAAGCTCTGACAATGTCGGATAGGATTACGGTGATTAACGACGGAAAACTGATGCAACTGGGCACACCCAATGAGATTTATAAAAACCCAAACAATGCTTTCATTGCCGATTTCATCGGAGAATCGAGCCTTTTGCCGGTCAGCGTCAACAAATCGCAAATCAGCTTTGGCCCCGCAACAATAAAAACGGCCAGCCCCCCTGCACAGGATGGCAAATTCCTGTTGGTGGTACGCCCAGAAAAAGCGTTTGTTGCCACCGACAAAGAAGAAGGCGTAAATTACTTTTCAGGTGTCTTGTTAGATTCAATTTTTCAGGGGGAAAGCCAATTACTGGTCGTCAAATTGGCGCCTTTGGATGGCGAAGCACAAACTTTACGCGTCAGAGTTCCCAACGGAAGCATCACACAAGAGGCATTGCCCCCCGTCGGAGAGACTGTAACCATTGGCCTCAAAGTAGCTGACAGCTACTTGGTGAGTTAACGCGATGTCTGCAACCTCTGATCACCTCAATCAAGACGGGCTTAAAAAACTGGCCGCGCGGGAAAGCCTAACCTTCTTGGGCCTCACTCTGCCCTATTTGCTGATGGTTGCTTTTCTAATCGTTATTCCGGTTGGTTGGTTGTTTTATCTCTCATTTATCGGCAGGGATGGCACGTTTTCTTTTGAAAATTATGAGCGGATGGTCACCAGCCGCTCTTATATGCGGATTTTCATAACAACCTTCAAAATTAGCATCCTAACGACAATCATCTGTACGCTGATCGGCTATCCATTGGCTTATTTCATGTCGCAACTCTCGCGAAAATGGGCAAATATCTGCATGGTGGGCGTGCTAATTCCGTTTTGGACCAGCCTTTTGGTGCGCACCTATGCATGGTTGGTGCTATTGCAGAAAAAGGGGTTGCTAAACAATATCGCACTGGATTTGGGTTTAATCAGCGAGCCGATTAAAATCGTGCATAATACGACGGGTACATTGATCGGCATGGTTCATATAATGCTGCCATTTTTGATCTTACCGCTTTATGCAAATATGCGCGCGATTGATAAAGATTGTTTGAAAGCTGCGTCTAGTCTCGGCGCCACACCCACCCGTGCTTTTTGGACTGTCTTTTTTCCACTCTCCCTGCCTGGCTTATTTGCAGGCTTATTGATTGTTTTCGTATTGTGCCTTGGCTTTTACGTGACCCCTGCCATTTTGGGCGGTGGCAGAGTGATCATGGCTGCGATGAAAATTTCAAGCAACATTGAGCTTTATTTCAGTTGGGGGGCAGCAAGCGCGTTGGGCGTGGTTTTGCTGATTGTAACCGCAATCATTCTTTACATCGCCTCGAAACTCGTATCGCTTGACCAATTCGGGAATAAATAACGCTATGAGTTTTTTGAACAAGAATGTGTCCGAAACCCAAATCCGGCTTAAAAACCGGCTCTGGCTTTATATTTTGTCTTTTATCACCTTATTTCTGTTGATTGTGCCATCGCTGGTTGTGATCCCAATGTCCTTCTCTGCCAGTCAATATCTAGAGTTTCCGCCTCGGGAATGGTCACTCAGATGGTATGAAAATTACTTTTTCTCTTGGAAGGTTGAAAACGGCTTTAATGATTGGATGGCGGCAACATGGACCTCCATCAAAGTCGCTGTTCTTACAATTTTTGTGGCGGTCCCTATCGGCACAATGGCCGCTTATGGTCTGGTCAATAGCAGTGCGCGCATTAGCAAAATACTGTTCCCAATTTTTATTTCACCAATGATGGTTCCAATTATATTGGTTGCGATTGGGCTGTTTTACTTTTTTGTACAATTTAAATTGGTTGGAAGCATTCTTGGATTGGTTATCGGCCATTCCTTAGTGGCGTTGCCGCTTGTCTTAATTATCGTTTTTTCAGCTTTGAAAAACTACGATATGAACCAAGAAAAAGTGGCAAGATCTTTGGGGGCTGGCCGGTTCCGCGCGTTTCGCGAAATTACACTACCACAGATTAAATTCTCCATTATCTCTGCGTCTTTAATCGCGTTTTTAACTTCTTTTGACGAAATCATTATTTCCCTATTCGTCGCCGGTGGAGATAATTCAACCATCACCAGAAGCATGTTCTTAGCCTTGCGCGATCAAATCGATCCGACCATTGCCGCGATCTCCACCATCTTGATTATCATATCATCCGGTTTGCTGATCATTGTTCAGCTCTTGGGAAATAAAAAAGATCAACATTAACAGGCCTGAGAATAATCGCGTAAAACAATCTGAGCGGGCGCCTGCCCCTTTAGATAGGCCTGAGGCAGCTTCAAAATATGAGGCCTGGCTATGCCTAAATAAACACGCATAGGTTTATTGAGACCAGAATTTCAAAACCCTGCTTGGCGGTATGAGGCTGGTTGCTGCCGCCCGGATACTCGATAAATATTTTTCATTCCTCAAAAAGCGGCGGGTTACCGCATGCGAACGTATAAGAAAATATAACCATTTAATAGCCGCAATGACGCCGGGACTCTGCCTGCTTTGCCAATAAGCCAAAACCTGTGGGCTTGCTCTACCCACCCTTAACAACGCGCACAGGCAGGAAGAACGGATAAAGTTTGCGCAGGCCAGCAAAAAAATAACCCATAAATTTTGAAACGGCATAAAAGGTGTTAAGCAGGTTGCCGGTTTACCGCTTTGCGGCGTAATAGCTTACACGCCGCTCTAAATAAGCCAAAAACTCTGAAATTGAAAAAGCGAGTGCAAACAAAACAATCAGAACCGCCCAAAAGTGACTCATCAGAAAATTTGCCGAATAAAGTTCAAACAGAGCACCAAAACCCACAATAGAAATAAGTAATTGGCCGATAATCACGCCCTTTACTGCCCTTATAATACCGATCCGGACGCCTCCTAAAATTTCCGGCAACGCGGCCCAAAAATATATCTTTGTAAAGGCCTTTAGGGGCGTGGCGCCAAAACTGGTCGCCATCTCTACCAGAGAGCGGTTAATCTGTCTTACACCAGCACGGGTATTTAAGATGATAATCCAAACAGCAAAAAGAGACGTGGTGATAATGATAGACTTCATGCCAAACCCAAAAAGCACCATTAACACGGGCACTAAAGCCGTAAGGGGGGCACTAAGAAATACGTTTACCCAAGGGAGCAATAACTCGTCAATCAGGCGGTTCTTACCCATTAATATTCCAACAATTATTCCGATCACTACGGCGTAAAGCACCCCAGAACAAAATGCATAGGCCGTTTCTTTAAGTGCATTTTGAAAGGCTACGGTCCCCAAAACTTCGTAAAGGGTAGACAAAACCTTGCTTAATGGAGGAATAAAAAACGTAACCTTAGCCTGCCCAATAAATTCCCAGAGAGCGCCCCATAAAAGCAGGGATGACATGCCGGGTAAGCGATATCCAAATAAATGCATGCGCGGCTTTCCTATTCAACGTAACTGCGTAAAGACGTCCAAATATCATCAACGATATCAAGATATTCAGAGTCTCGTCGTATTGCATCTACCCCTTTTGCCCGAAAATTTGACGGTCTGATAATTTCCGAAACACGACTTGGGCGAGGTAACAAAATAGCAATTTGGTCCGATACATAGACTGCTTCTTCGATGGAATGCGTTACGAAAATAAATGTTTTGTTTTTGCTTTCAACAAGCTGCAACAAGTCTTCTTGAAACTTACGGCGCGTTTGCTCATCGACGGCCGAAAAGGGTTCATCCATCAACAGCACATCTGCGTCTACAGCCAACGCACGGGCCAAACCAACCCTTTGACGCATACCGCCAGATAATTCATGCGGGAAACTATTTTCAAAACCCTGTAAACCGACTTCTTTTATATAATTCGCAGCAATCCCTTCGCGCTCAGTTTTATCGACTCCTCGCATTTCAAGCCCAAATGATACATTTTTCAAAACAGACGCCCAAGGCATCAGCGCAAAATCTTGAAATACAAATGCGCGGTCTGTGCCTGGGCCCGTGACGCGCTTGTCATTCACCGTTACCGTTCCAGAACTGGGCTCAAGCAATCCCGCAATAATTTTTAACAAGGTTGTTTTACCGCATCCCGAAGGACCCAATAGTGAAGTCAATTCACCCTTTGGAAATTTTAAGGACATATCCTTCAAAGCCTCAACATTCCCATAATTTTTTGAAATATTATCGACGGAAACGGCTATTGGTTTTTCAGGGCTTTGAGGATCTTTATCAATATTTCTAATCTGAGACATAACCACGCTCGTTTCCTTTGAAGAGAAGGATTTCTACTTTATCCAAGAGGTTTAAAAACAGAACTGACAGCACAATAATTGAAAAAATAGCAGCATACATGGATGGGTAATCTGCGATCGAGCGGCTGTAAGTTATAATGTCACCAACACCAGTGGGGGTGATTTTCAGTTCGGCTAAAATAGCCCCAATGAACCCTGCCGATATACCAAGACGGAGGCCGGCGAAAATGACCGGAGATGCCGCCGGAATGATGATGCGAGATATGACGGACAACCGCGATGCAAGAAAGGATGTGCCCATTTCTTTTAAGGACTCTGGGGTATTTTTCACGGCGCCGCTGGTATTCAGAACTATCACGGGCATTGACATGATGCAGACAACAATCACTTTTGACGTGAGACCAATGCCATATGCCAAAACGAGAAGCGGGATTAAAGCAGCTAATGGCGCGGCTTGCATGACGATAAAGATTGGCGAAAACAGCCAGTCAAAAAATTGGCTCAAACCGACCCATAATCCTACGATAATCCCAATAACGGCAGAAATGGCGATACCAATTATTAAAGGACGCAATGTTTCTGCATATGCCTCGAACAGCCTTCCATCTGCGGTCATTTCCATCAGCGCCGACATTGATTCCAAAAACGTAGGAAACGCGTAGCTTACAGGAACTCTTCCTGCAATTTCCCATGCAACGCAAAGGGCAAAAGCAGAAAACAATTTTAATATGAAGGCTCGATTTTGCATTTATTTAATCCGTCTATCGGAATTGGTTGCGCCAATTTTAAGCGCAACCAAAGTTTTCGCAAAATTACTGTGATGCTTTATCAAGCGGTGCCAAATACCAGAAATCCTCGATATTCAAATCACTGGCGCTGCCCTCAAGTTGGCCAGCAGCAGAATACCATTCCATATCGGCATTTGCAGCTTTTCGGCCGCCCCCATTAGGATCGTATAGACCGCCTGCTACGGCATCGGTGTAAAACCCATCAAGCTCTGCCAAGATTTCAGGGGGCAATTGACCGATGGGTCCATCAGGATTGGTCTCACGACGGATTATCGTTGGATCTTTATGAAGATCTTGCCAAACAGACAAAAGCGCGGTCACAAAAATATCAACGTCTTTTTCGTTATTTTTAATCCAATCAAGATTTCCAAATAAGGCCTCATCACTGGCCTCTACCTCAAACATTTCTAACACATTGAAGTTTTCACCAGCTTCGCTGCGCATGAGTTTATTCTTGTTTGACAGGTCAATAATGGTTGCATCTGCGCGCCCACCCAGCAGCGCAGCAACGCGATTAGACGATCCTGGCACATATGAGCGCTTGCCAAACTGCATCCCAAGCCGGTCTTCAATCACATTTGCGATTGAGTCAGTGCCGCCGCCTCTTGAATGTAATAAAATCGGTTCACCATCTAGATCTTTAAGCGACGCGTATTTGGTCGTGGTGACAGGAAAAAATTTCAACTTTGAAAGTTGGAATATTATGCGCAGAGGTGCCTTTGATCTTTGCATGGCTGCATATGGCGTTCCAAATCCAATATCCATTTGCCCACTAAGCACAGCTTGGATCGCCAGTTCCTCATCAGAAAATGCTGTCCATTCATAATCTAAGCCATTCGCCCGCGCGCGATCAAGAGCAACAAAGAATGCAGCAAGTTCATCTGATGGTGCTTCTGCCAGCGCAATTTTAATTTTTTCAGCTTGAGCAGCGCCAATTGCAAACGACAGGGCAATTGGGATAGCAGCCGCAAACTTTACGGTCTTTTTAAAAAAATTTATCATGTTACTCCTCCCAGGAAGCGTTACGTGTGATGGCAAGGTTGCTTTTGCTTTTTCTCTTGCTGAGTTGAGTGCTCAATCATCCCCAAAAAGACGTTTTGAAACTGAGATTAGATGCGTGCGCATCGCGGCTTGTGCTTCATTGGCGTTTCGTCCCTCAATCGCTGCGAAAATTCTCTTATGCTCGGCAAAGCTGTCATGGTCAGAAGCCGGGCGATCGCTTCTGCGCACCACCTTATTCCAAGACACGGCACGCCGAACCGCGTTTAAATATTCAAACATTGACATTAAAAGTGGATTTTGTGCTGCCGCAGCAATTTCATGGTGCAATAGGTCATCCGCACGTTCATATTCGGACCACGAGGTCGCACTAGACGCGGCATTACACGCCGCATCAATACGAGATACATCTGCTTCTGAGGCGTGAATTGCAGCTTCACGTGCGATCGCAGGTTCAATCGATAAACGCGCCCGCAGCAATTGAACCGGTGTCAGATCATTAACCAGTTCCGATATATTCAAAATCGATTTTTCAGAATGAGGCTCTGCGATAAATGTCCCTTTGCCAACATGCCTCCAAATAACCCCCTCGCGTTCCAATATATCAAAGGCTTTGCGTAAATTAGCTCTGGTGATCTTAAAGCGATCAGTCAAATCGCGTTCAGATGGCAGACGGGTGCCCGGCGCAAAATTTTCACTGGCGATCAATGATTTCAGCTTCTCAACGGTGCTATATCCTGGTTTTAATTCGCCAGATCTATTGCTCTGCGTATCATATGAATCATTCATTTGGTCGACCAATTTATCAATATTTGCCCTATATCAACAAAATTGGTTGCAAAATGCAAACAAAATGTCAATTATTATTAAATTGGTTGCGATTGGTTGAATTCAAAATATACTTATTAACTACAGCATGGAGTCGCATATGGCGCGTTACGCAATACCAGAACCCAAGATTAAAACACTGCCTATAGTTGGAAAAGATGAAGTTTTTCCAGTGCGCCGTGTTTATTGTATTGGACGAAACTATGCAGCGCATGCTGTTGAAATGGGGCATGATCCTGATAAAGAAGATCCCTTCTTTTTCCAAAAGAACCCCGATAATTTAAACTTAACCGGGCGCTTTCCATATCCTCCTAAAAGTTCGGATGTGCATCATGAAGCAGAAGTGCTGGTTGCCTTGAAATCAGGCGGTACAAATATCGAATACGCGGATGCGATGTCTCATGTATATGGATATGCTCTGTGTCTTGATATGACGCGCCGTGATCGGCAAGGTGAAATGAAAAAAGCGGGTCGCCCATGGGAAATCGGCAAGGCCTTTGAACACTCGGCACCTTGTGGACCGTTGCACTTAGCTTCGGATGTTGGGCACCCAACGGAAGGTGACATTGTGTTAACGGTCAATGGTGAGCTTCGTCAGGAAGGCAATTTGAACCAAATGATTTGGAAGGTTCCTGACATGATTGCCTATCTAAGTGCGTATTATGAATTAGCGCCAGGCGATGTTATTCTCTCTGGCACTCCGTCAGGTGTCGGGCCTGTTCAAAAGGGCGACGTTATGCGGCTTTCGCTCGAGCCATTTGGCCACTTAGAAGTAACCGTAACCTAGGGCTTTCAGCCACCATGCTTATGGTGTTTTTGAGCTTTGGGCTCAATTAGCGCAGAGCCGCTATATAAAATGAAAAG
The sequence above is drawn from the Rhodobacteraceae bacterium IMCC1335 genome and encodes:
- a CDS encoding ABC transporter permease subunit, whose protein sequence is MQNRAFILKLFSAFALCVAWEIAGRVPVSYAFPTFLESMSALMEMTADGRLFEAYAETLRPLIIGIAISAVIGIIVGLWVGLSQFFDWLFSPIFIVMQAAPLAALIPLLVLAYGIGLTSKVIVVCIMSMPVIVLNTSGAVKNTPESLKEMGTSFLASRLSVISRIIIPAASPVIFAGLRLGISAGFIGAILAELKITPTGVGDIITYSRSIADYPSMYAAIFSIIVLSVLFLNLLDKVEILLFKGNERGYVSD
- a CDS encoding extracellular solute-binding protein, whose product is MKATSSLAAAGILIASSMAYADELRIVSWGGAYQKGQSVGIFQPVAKALDITVKEDTYGGISDVKLMVKSGADKFDIFSSGAGSCASGAAEGVLEKLDYSVIDVSNHLPGMYSDYCAGADIFSVVAAWNTETYGDNGPKTWADFYDVEKFPGTRAMRNKVDAQLETALLADGVPMDQVYEVLDSEAGIERALDKIRSIKPHIAVWWSSGAQHAQLMKDGEVDMTTGWNGRFDVAKLDGAKVAYDWRSGIMDWEGYGIPKGAKNKDLAMQFIAEAMKPEYMAEFAKYITYGPTNGKVYELGLMDEARAKQMPSHPDNAKHQLTLKTEWYSKWRTIAAEMYTDMMTE
- a CDS encoding ABC transporter permease subunit is translated as MSATSDHLNQDGLKKLAARESLTFLGLTLPYLLMVAFLIVIPVGWLFYLSFIGRDGTFSFENYERMVTSRSYMRIFITTFKISILTTIICTLIGYPLAYFMSQLSRKWANICMVGVLIPFWTSLLVRTYAWLVLLQKKGLLNNIALDLGLISEPIKIVHNTTGTLIGMVHIMLPFLILPLYANMRAIDKDCLKAASSLGATPTRAFWTVFFPLSLPGLFAGLLIVFVLCLGFYVTPAILGGGRVIMAAMKISSNIELYFSWGAASALGVVLLIVTAIILYIASKLVSLDQFGNK
- a CDS encoding ABC transporter permease subunit — protein: MSFLNKNVSETQIRLKNRLWLYILSFITLFLLIVPSLVVIPMSFSASQYLEFPPREWSLRWYENYFFSWKVENGFNDWMAATWTSIKVAVLTIFVAVPIGTMAAYGLVNSSARISKILFPIFISPMMVPIILVAIGLFYFFVQFKLVGSILGLVIGHSLVALPLVLIIVFSALKNYDMNQEKVARSLGAGRFRAFREITLPQIKFSIISASLIAFLTSFDEIIISLFVAGGDNSTITRSMFLALRDQIDPTIAAISTILIIISSGLLIIVQLLGNKKDQH
- a CDS encoding FAA hydrolase family protein, coding for MARYAIPEPKIKTLPIVGKDEVFPVRRVYCIGRNYAAHAVEMGHDPDKEDPFFFQKNPDNLNLTGRFPYPPKSSDVHHEAEVLVALKSGGTNIEYADAMSHVYGYALCLDMTRRDRQGEMKKAGRPWEIGKAFEHSAPCGPLHLASDVGHPTEGDIVLTVNGELRQEGNLNQMIWKVPDMIAYLSAYYELAPGDVILSGTPSGVGPVQKGDVMRLSLEPFGHLEVTVT
- a CDS encoding FCD domain-containing protein; its protein translation is MNDSYDTQSNRSGELKPGYSTVEKLKSLIASENFAPGTRLPSERDLTDRFKITRANLRKAFDILEREGVIWRHVGKGTFIAEPHSEKSILNISELVNDLTPVQLLRARLSIEPAIAREAAIHASEADVSRIDAACNAASSATSWSEYERADDLLHHEIAAAAQNPLLMSMFEYLNAVRRAVSWNKVVRRSDRPASDHDSFAEHKRIFAAIEGRNANEAQAAMRTHLISVSKRLFGDD
- a CDS encoding ABC transporter substrate-binding protein → MINFFKKTVKFAAAIPIALSFAIGAAQAEKIKIALAEAPSDELAAFFVALDRARANGLDYEWTAFSDEELAIQAVLSGQMDIGFGTPYAAMQRSKAPLRIIFQLSKLKFFPVTTTKYASLKDLDGEPILLHSRGGGTDSIANVIEDRLGMQFGKRSYVPGSSNRVAALLGGRADATIIDLSNKNKLMRSEAGENFNVLEMFEVEASDEALFGNLDWIKNNEKDVDIFVTALLSVWQDLHKDPTIIRRETNPDGPIGQLPPEILAELDGFYTDAVAGGLYDPNGGGRKAANADMEWYSAAGQLEGSASDLNIEDFWYLAPLDKASQ
- a CDS encoding ABC transporter permease subunit produces the protein MHLFGYRLPGMSSLLLWGALWEFIGQAKVTFFIPPLSKVLSTLYEVLGTVAFQNALKETAYAFCSGVLYAVVIGIIVGILMGKNRLIDELLLPWVNVFLSAPLTALVPVLMVLFGFGMKSIIITTSLFAVWIIILNTRAGVRQINRSLVEMATSFGATPLKAFTKIYFWAALPEILGGVRIGIIRAVKGVIIGQLLISIVGFGALFELYSANFLMSHFWAVLIVLFALAFSISEFLAYLERRVSYYAAKR
- a CDS encoding ATP-binding cassette domain-containing protein, with amino-acid sequence MSQIRNIDKDPQSPEKPIAVSVDNISKNYGNVEALKDMSLKFPKGELTSLLGPSGCGKTTLLKIIAGLLEPSSGTVTVNDKRVTGPGTDRAFVFQDFALMPWASVLKNVSFGLEMRGVDKTEREGIAANYIKEVGLQGFENSFPHELSGGMRQRVGLARALAVDADVLLMDEPFSAVDEQTRRKFQEDLLQLVESKNKTFIFVTHSIEEAVYVSDQIAILLPRPSRVSEIIRPSNFRAKGVDAIRRDSEYLDIVDDIWTSLRSYVE
- the potA gene encoding polyamine ABC transporter ATP-binding protein; translation: MKNTSLNISIKNVSKSYDQFHALNDISLEITSGEFMTLLGPSGSGKTTLLMVLAGFTNPDCGSVKFGNEEVILKPPHLRGIGMVFQNYALFPHMSVEQNVGYPQKLRGVSKAETQESVEEALSTVKLDGLGHRGVHELSGGQRQRVALARAIVFKPKILLMDEPLSALDKKLREEMQIELRQLHDALNMTTVYVTHDQKEALTMSDRITVINDGKLMQLGTPNEIYKNPNNAFIADFIGESSLLPVSVNKSQISFGPATIKTASPPAQDGKFLLVVRPEKAFVATDKEEGVNYFSGVLLDSIFQGESQLLVVKLAPLDGEAQTLRVRVPNGSITQEALPPVGETVTIGLKVADSYLVS